One part of the Mariniblastus fucicola genome encodes these proteins:
- a CDS encoding trypsin-like peptidase domain-containing protein, with protein MTTIGNPRTVWQYTPALLLLVLVSFCSTLTAAADEKPMLYFFTSKGCAPCIQVKHVIKQLGTEGYPVTTVDVGERPDWADAFRVTHTPTLALVRSNEVLAWQPRPMRAEELRGWFRTIGYTPTRPAGTLKQSTRTASDDSPRTRPVQTKVSLASNKSVAKSGAAFSTPTMHKGTDRPQNRFEARALNATVRLQVKDETGTSYATGTVIHTHQGESLVMTCGHVFRESGGSGEITAEFGFANGATVKVPGKLLDYDAKANDIALVAIQNGNHSLNAVEVAIADLKVDRGDRVFSVGCDHGDDPTIRNTAIKNLARYDGSMKYDIYGRPVNGRSGGGLFNAQGQLIGVCNAAAVEVDEGIYSALETVHWQITKTNLEHLFQSTPASPLRDRRMIASNAAANAADSRNLVPIRRQRETPRSLAPRTAPRTAPRVAAASSPVQNVSFQSPVRSSDQEVIITVRSKSNPQDSRTITISDPTPKLLDYLGGMEGDESRSLKMAQYREWR; from the coding sequence ATGACAACTATCGGGAACCCCCGTACCGTCTGGCAGTACACACCTGCCTTGTTATTGCTCGTTTTGGTCTCGTTCTGCAGCACACTCACCGCCGCCGCAGACGAAAAACCAATGCTGTACTTCTTCACCAGCAAAGGCTGTGCTCCCTGCATTCAGGTCAAGCACGTCATCAAACAGCTGGGGACCGAAGGATACCCCGTGACCACCGTCGACGTCGGCGAAAGACCTGATTGGGCGGACGCGTTTCGGGTCACCCACACCCCAACGCTGGCTCTCGTTCGCAGCAACGAAGTCCTCGCATGGCAACCGCGGCCGATGCGAGCCGAAGAATTGAGAGGCTGGTTTCGTACGATTGGCTACACGCCAACTCGCCCGGCTGGAACGCTGAAACAATCCACCCGTACGGCTTCGGACGATTCGCCCAGAACTCGACCGGTGCAAACGAAAGTCTCCCTCGCTTCCAACAAATCAGTCGCCAAATCCGGTGCGGCGTTTTCAACCCCGACGATGCACAAGGGGACGGACCGACCGCAAAACAGGTTCGAAGCCAGAGCACTCAACGCGACCGTTCGGCTGCAGGTCAAAGACGAAACGGGCACGTCTTACGCAACGGGAACTGTGATCCATACGCACCAGGGCGAGAGCCTTGTGATGACTTGCGGTCACGTGTTTCGCGAATCCGGTGGCAGTGGTGAGATCACGGCCGAGTTCGGTTTTGCCAACGGAGCCACTGTCAAAGTTCCGGGCAAGTTGCTGGACTACGATGCGAAAGCGAACGACATTGCTTTGGTCGCGATTCAAAACGGCAACCATTCGCTCAACGCGGTCGAAGTCGCAATCGCCGATCTGAAAGTTGATCGTGGCGATCGGGTCTTTTCGGTTGGCTGCGACCACGGCGACGACCCAACGATCCGCAACACTGCGATCAAGAATCTTGCCCGCTACGATGGCTCGATGAAGTACGACATCTACGGCCGCCCGGTCAATGGCCGCAGCGGTGGCGGATTGTTCAACGCCCAGGGCCAGCTCATCGGAGTTTGCAACGCGGCAGCGGTTGAAGTCGACGAGGGCATTTACTCGGCGTTGGAAACCGTTCATTGGCAGATCACCAAGACGAATCTTGAACATCTGTTTCAATCGACTCCGGCCAGCCCACTTCGAGATCGCCGCATGATTGCGTCCAATGCCGCGGCAAACGCTGCTGACTCGCGGAATCTGGTTCCGATTCGTCGCCAGCGGGAAACACCACGATCGCTGGCCCCTCGAACTGCCCCTCGAACTGCTCCTCGCGTCGCTGCTGCAAGCTCGCCTGTTCAGAACGTTTCGTTCCAATCGCCTGTTCGTAGTTCTGACCAGGAAGTCATCATCACAGTTCGCTCCAAAAGCAATCCGCAGGATTCGCGCACCATCACGATTTCCGACCCAACCCCAAAGCTGTTGGACTATCTCGGCGGAATGGAAGGCGACGAATCGCGTTCGCTGAAGATGGCACAGTATCGCGAATGGCGCTAG
- a CDS encoding polysaccharide deacetylase family protein, producing the protein MPVTLQPKWFLLFIMLISFPAVATAQDGYWPEGKTFCVTLTYDDGLPSHLEHALPQLKAAAFKGTFFWLGEEVHRWSQDDLDQVREAGHELAGHTIFHPCPRKFDWVKAGNASEDYNDERMAKELDKNLANQINNGVEQGTATFAYPCGCTYIDEDKHSYVPLVKERFFAARSTRNGIEVPGNGNIDLFDVKTIAGDQHDLAFQLAQVDAAKEANGWLVFMFHGVGGDHLAISADDHREILRALQEDDSVWVATFQEAAAWVKSKQENANAKQDNAEPGTPDSATKVK; encoded by the coding sequence ATGCCAGTTACATTACAACCAAAATGGTTCTTGCTTTTCATCATGTTGATCTCATTCCCGGCAGTCGCCACTGCGCAGGATGGATATTGGCCTGAAGGGAAAACATTTTGCGTCACGCTTACCTACGATGATGGACTGCCAAGTCATCTTGAGCACGCATTGCCACAATTAAAGGCCGCAGCGTTCAAGGGGACATTCTTCTGGCTGGGCGAAGAAGTTCATCGTTGGTCACAAGACGACTTGGACCAGGTCCGTGAGGCGGGGCACGAGTTGGCTGGGCATACGATCTTTCATCCTTGCCCCCGCAAATTTGATTGGGTGAAGGCCGGAAACGCTTCGGAAGACTACAACGACGAACGGATGGCGAAAGAACTTGATAAAAACCTGGCGAACCAGATCAACAACGGTGTCGAGCAGGGAACCGCCACGTTCGCATATCCATGCGGCTGCACATATATCGACGAAGACAAACATAGTTATGTCCCGTTGGTCAAAGAGCGATTCTTTGCCGCGCGAAGCACCAGGAATGGAATCGAAGTTCCTGGCAATGGAAACATTGACTTGTTTGATGTGAAGACAATCGCAGGCGATCAGCACGACTTGGCGTTCCAGCTTGCGCAAGTTGACGCCGCAAAAGAGGCCAACGGTTGGCTTGTTTTCATGTTTCATGGTGTTGGCGGCGACCATCTTGCAATTAGCGCTGACGATCATCGGGAAATACTTCGAGCGTTGCAGGAAGATGATTCCGTCTGGGTGGCTACATTTCAAGAGGCCGCCGCATGGGTGAAATCGAAACAGGAAAATGCAAACGCAAAACAGGACAACGCAGAACCCGGAACGCCGGACTCTGCGACTAAAGTGAAATAG
- a CDS encoding BRCT domain-containing protein, with protein sequence MLNEDNAAYLRYTGPQRIDRSMHTLEGLVTGIAIDSKINDKELAALTGWIASHREHANRHPFNEVIGRLNEILADGILDDDEKADILWLCNKFSTENSFFSQVSSDMQRLQGILGGIAADGKITVDELENLNEWLYEHEHLKTCWPYDELEALIIAVLEDGVIDEGEHKALLAFFREFTDRPGHKAVKLPAKSEDLLLGGVCAVCPEIQFLKQKFCFTGTSTRMTRDELAQQVANFGGMFSRGLTQSVNYLIVGADGNPCWAYACYGRKVEQAVSFRKKGLPIVIVHENDYWDAVADYT encoded by the coding sequence ATGCTGAACGAAGACAACGCTGCATACCTGAGATACACTGGTCCTCAACGGATTGACCGCTCGATGCACACCCTTGAAGGGTTGGTGACAGGGATCGCCATTGATTCCAAGATCAATGATAAAGAACTCGCTGCTCTTACGGGATGGATTGCAAGCCATCGCGAGCATGCAAACCGACACCCGTTCAATGAGGTCATTGGCCGGCTCAACGAAATTCTCGCTGACGGAATCCTTGACGATGATGAGAAGGCAGACATTCTTTGGCTTTGCAACAAATTCTCAACTGAAAACTCATTCTTCTCCCAAGTCTCTTCTGACATGCAGAGACTACAGGGAATTCTTGGTGGCATCGCCGCCGACGGGAAAATCACAGTTGATGAACTTGAAAACCTGAACGAATGGCTCTATGAGCACGAACATCTAAAAACTTGCTGGCCGTATGACGAGCTTGAGGCTTTGATAATCGCTGTACTTGAGGACGGCGTTATCGACGAAGGTGAACATAAAGCTCTGCTGGCCTTTTTTCGTGAATTCACTGATAGACCGGGACACAAAGCAGTGAAACTGCCCGCCAAATCAGAAGACTTGCTGCTTGGTGGCGTCTGCGCGGTCTGCCCTGAAATTCAATTTCTGAAACAGAAGTTCTGTTTCACTGGCACCTCAACACGAATGACGCGCGACGAATTGGCACAGCAGGTAGCAAATTTTGGCGGAATGTTTTCGCGCGGGCTAACACAATCCGTGAACTATTTGATTGTCGGCGCGGATGGCAACCCGTGTTGGGCATATGCTTGTTACGGTCGCAAGGTCGAGCAAGCCGTTTCATTTCGAAAGAAAGGGTTGCCAATCGTGATCGTTCATGAAAACGACTACTGGGATGCCGTCGCTGACTACACGTAG
- a CDS encoding AlbA family DNA-binding domain-containing protein gives MPTRYKTITKRARMLLNREEGLDVDFKKNSKLDQDDLVAFANASDGGAILLGVAEYTGSDGRQETEIAGCQLNDNIRLEITNRANSCSPPVDLEVIEENGSRKPFIRIEIPSGNSKPYCTSGGTYKIRGDGHNRALLPNEVLQILLANETETFVTRFREATDHVHEQLQQLTANLSQQFDSVFNDVQSIRENLEEATCQIFSETSDAASNAEDSTSGIYENQRHILENKEAIEFIRRDVEIASRKIDSLLVGQHIQDLSVPLLEKDLSRELLGTSVVTKKQQKRFIEWAQDAYPTVPPEKIELIVAQYATLQ, from the coding sequence ATGCCAACTCGATACAAAACCATCACGAAGCGTGCACGCATGTTGCTCAATCGCGAGGAAGGCTTGGATGTGGACTTCAAGAAAAATTCCAAGCTTGACCAGGACGATCTCGTCGCATTCGCGAACGCTTCTGACGGAGGCGCGATCCTTCTTGGTGTCGCTGAATACACCGGTTCTGATGGGAGGCAGGAAACGGAAATTGCCGGTTGTCAACTAAACGACAATATCCGCCTTGAAATTACAAACCGAGCCAATTCGTGCTCTCCACCAGTTGACCTAGAGGTGATTGAGGAAAATGGTTCTCGTAAACCTTTTATTCGGATTGAAATACCATCGGGCAATTCAAAACCATATTGCACCTCAGGCGGCACATACAAAATTCGTGGCGATGGACACAACCGGGCATTGCTCCCAAATGAAGTACTCCAAATACTTCTTGCGAATGAGACCGAGACCTTCGTTACCCGTTTCCGTGAGGCTACCGATCATGTTCACGAACAATTGCAACAACTGACTGCAAATCTGTCTCAGCAATTCGATTCCGTTTTTAATGATGTTCAAAGTATTCGCGAAAACTTGGAGGAAGCGACTTGTCAAATATTCAGCGAGACTTCAGATGCAGCTTCAAACGCTGAGGACTCCACCTCAGGCATCTATGAAAATCAACGCCATATCCTTGAGAACAAAGAGGCAATTGAGTTTATCCGCCGGGATGTCGAGATTGCCAGTAGAAAAATCGACTCTTTGCTTGTTGGCCAGCACATACAAGACTTGAGCGTTCCGCTGCTAGAGAAAGATTTGTCCAGGGAACTATTGGGGACGTCTGTTGTTACAAAAAAACAGCAGAAAAGATTCATTGAATGGGCTCAAGACGCATACCCTACCGTACCCCCAGAAAAAATTGAGTTGATCGTAGCGCAATACGCAACATTGCAATAA
- a CDS encoding outer membrane protein assembly factor BamB family protein, which translates to MTDQEPSNPDQPPILPTKTSKAYFPWVVVFVVGALLIALNFFDDLLAEAVNLDPGVRNLAMFLLPLVALTLVGWWYLIRRARSLNWKSLLAVFAVLAPVVFFVLYQPVFGGNANLERFEPRFWSDGKEIAIKPAETKTSRLATTTEYDFPQFLGPDRDGTIRNVKLASWKESPPELIWKQPVGDAWSGFAVVNGYAITQEQRDDQECVVCYEVETGNTVWNYSVTRRHEDFSSFGRVGPRATPTIHDGKVYAVSGTGVLDCLNGEDGSLIWSFDVPKKMGIEQVSNSNSRGLEFTQENSTLTWGRSQSPLIIDDLLILPGGGIAQPDANAEEPDLRVEAPGATLIAINRETGEEVWRGGDRSIAYGSPILATVAGVSQILLIAEDHCVSHDPKTGKELWAWSWPGGSNGAANCSQVTVIDDNTVMISKGYSTGAQVISLENEDGKLIPIPEARDPRALKTKFSNPAIHDGYAYAISDRFLECADAKTLKKQWRHRGFGTGQLLLVGDKLLVHAETGKLSLVTATPESYEELGSVETVDGTCWNTIALFKDLVLVRSEKEAACFRLPLDSQTGPLTQ; encoded by the coding sequence ATGACTGACCAAGAACCTTCCAATCCTGACCAGCCTCCAATCCTTCCGACGAAAACTTCAAAGGCTTACTTTCCGTGGGTAGTCGTCTTCGTAGTCGGAGCATTGTTGATCGCGTTGAACTTCTTCGACGATTTGCTGGCCGAAGCCGTGAATCTTGATCCTGGAGTCAGGAACCTGGCGATGTTTCTTCTGCCGTTGGTCGCACTGACGCTCGTCGGCTGGTGGTACCTGATTCGCCGTGCGCGAAGTCTAAATTGGAAAAGCCTGTTAGCTGTTTTTGCTGTTCTGGCACCGGTTGTTTTCTTCGTGCTGTATCAACCTGTTTTCGGTGGCAACGCGAACCTCGAAAGATTTGAGCCGCGGTTTTGGAGCGACGGAAAAGAGATCGCAATCAAACCCGCTGAAACGAAAACGTCGCGTCTGGCGACAACCACCGAGTATGACTTTCCTCAGTTCCTTGGCCCGGATCGCGATGGCACGATACGGAATGTGAAACTTGCCTCCTGGAAAGAATCGCCGCCTGAGCTGATCTGGAAACAGCCGGTTGGCGACGCGTGGTCAGGATTCGCGGTTGTCAACGGTTACGCGATTACGCAAGAGCAACGTGACGACCAGGAATGCGTCGTCTGCTACGAAGTCGAAACCGGCAACACGGTTTGGAACTATTCAGTCACGCGTCGCCACGAAGATTTTTCCAGCTTCGGTCGCGTCGGTCCGCGAGCTACACCGACGATTCATGACGGGAAAGTTTACGCCGTAAGCGGAACGGGCGTGCTCGATTGCCTCAACGGAGAAGATGGCTCGTTGATCTGGTCCTTCGATGTTCCCAAAAAGATGGGCATTGAACAGGTGTCGAATTCGAACAGCCGCGGCCTTGAATTCACCCAGGAAAACTCAACGCTGACTTGGGGCCGTTCGCAATCGCCGCTGATCATCGACGATCTCTTGATTCTTCCCGGTGGCGGAATTGCGCAGCCTGATGCGAATGCGGAAGAACCGGACTTGCGAGTTGAAGCTCCCGGGGCGACGCTGATTGCGATCAATCGGGAGACCGGCGAAGAAGTCTGGCGAGGTGGAGACCGTTCGATCGCGTACGGTTCTCCAATTCTGGCAACCGTTGCTGGCGTGTCGCAGATTTTGCTGATTGCGGAGGATCATTGTGTTTCACACGATCCGAAAACCGGCAAAGAACTATGGGCGTGGTCCTGGCCCGGTGGAAGCAACGGCGCTGCGAACTGTTCGCAGGTCACCGTCATCGACGACAACACAGTGATGATCTCCAAGGGGTACTCCACGGGTGCCCAAGTGATTTCGCTTGAGAACGAAGACGGAAAGTTGATTCCGATTCCGGAAGCCCGTGACCCTCGGGCGCTGAAAACGAAGTTCTCCAATCCCGCCATTCACGACGGGTACGCTTACGCGATATCAGATCGTTTCCTGGAGTGTGCGGATGCGAAAACATTAAAGAAGCAGTGGCGTCATCGCGGGTTTGGAACCGGGCAGTTGCTACTGGTTGGCGACAAACTGCTCGTCCATGCCGAAACCGGAAAACTCTCGCTGGTTACGGCGACCCCGGAATCCTACGAGGAGTTGGGCTCGGTCGAGACCGTTGACGGAACGTGCTGGAACACGATCGCGCTGTTCAAAGATCTCGTGCTGGTTCGATCGGAGAAAGAAGCAGCCTGTTTCCGTCTTCCGCTCGACAGCCAAACCGGGCCATTGACTCAGTGA
- a CDS encoding endonuclease/exonuclease/phosphatase family protein gives MTSIASCKQVHGRVVILLAFVFSSIVLIGTATAQEPLRVLSFNLRYGLANDGDNSWDNRKDHVVTTIENYQPDVVGTQETLEFQAAHIGDKLTEFTYAGRSRQKDGKGEHCGIFFRTSRFDKLIEGHFWLSENPDQPGSKSWDSSLPRMATWLKLWDRTNQHAFYLINTHFDHRGANARAESAKLIRRFVESLPSGSNVIITGDFNAGVNSGPYTALFAEDATASPATPSPVVDTFAAMNPDAKDNVGTFNAFKGTDSGARIDWIAASRKIEILNASIDRTAFDGKFPSDHFPVTAELRLPKLE, from the coding sequence ATGACTTCAATCGCTTCCTGCAAACAGGTACACGGGCGTGTCGTAATCTTGCTGGCCTTCGTGTTCTCATCCATCGTGCTTATTGGCACTGCCACGGCACAGGAACCGCTTCGCGTGTTGAGTTTCAACCTCAGATACGGGCTGGCCAACGACGGCGACAACAGCTGGGACAATCGCAAAGACCATGTCGTTACCACGATCGAAAACTATCAACCTGACGTTGTCGGCACGCAGGAAACTTTGGAGTTCCAGGCGGCGCACATCGGCGACAAACTGACGGAGTTCACTTACGCCGGACGCTCGCGGCAGAAGGATGGAAAAGGCGAGCATTGCGGAATCTTTTTTCGCACTTCGCGATTCGACAAACTGATCGAAGGGCATTTTTGGTTGAGCGAAAACCCGGACCAACCAGGCTCCAAAAGCTGGGACTCGTCCCTGCCAAGAATGGCGACCTGGTTGAAGCTTTGGGATCGCACCAATCAGCATGCTTTCTATTTGATCAACACGCATTTTGACCATCGCGGTGCGAATGCCCGAGCCGAAAGTGCGAAACTGATCCGCAGGTTCGTGGAGTCGCTGCCGAGCGGTTCGAACGTCATCATCACCGGAGACTTCAACGCCGGAGTCAATTCGGGTCCGTACACGGCACTGTTTGCCGAAGACGCCACCGCAAGCCCGGCGACACCTTCCCCGGTCGTTGACACATTCGCGGCGATGAACCCGGATGCGAAAGACAACGTTGGGACATTCAACGCTTTCAAGGGCACTGACTCAGGGGCTCGCATCGACTGGATCGCAGCGTCGCGAAAGATCGAGATCCTTAACGCATCGATCGACCGAACTGCTTTCGACGGCAAGTTTCCTTCCGACCACTTCCCGGTCACTGCTGAACTTCGTTTGCCCAAGTTGGAGTAG
- a CDS encoding methyltransferase domain-containing protein: MTLQSIDIPEDIKQLAHDDAATNLIALGHERIEAFMQDNDSVTENFVRCDFHLLDQALTWIEQNHLLTGRRFCELGSGFGVAAMLASLHGLESVGIEVESYLVDQASDLADELDLPTAFYCGSFVPRGVLDIEQLGSEVEHVETHEDDVYEEIGLAMDDFDLFFAFPWPGEEHFFEAVFEAGAAVNSLLLTFRGRDGMGLLRKV, translated from the coding sequence ATGACACTTCAGTCGATCGACATCCCCGAAGACATCAAACAGCTTGCACATGACGATGCTGCGACGAATCTAATCGCCTTGGGGCACGAACGCATCGAAGCCTTCATGCAGGACAACGATTCGGTCACGGAGAACTTCGTCCGCTGTGACTTTCACTTGCTGGATCAGGCGTTGACGTGGATTGAGCAGAATCATCTGCTGACCGGTCGGCGATTTTGCGAGCTGGGTAGTGGGTTCGGCGTGGCGGCGATGTTGGCGTCGCTGCACGGATTGGAGTCCGTCGGGATCGAAGTCGAGTCCTATCTGGTCGATCAAGCCAGCGATCTTGCGGACGAACTGGATCTGCCGACCGCGTTTTATTGTGGCAGTTTCGTGCCTCGCGGTGTGTTGGACATCGAGCAACTCGGTTCGGAAGTCGAACACGTGGAGACTCACGAGGACGATGTCTATGAAGAAATCGGTTTGGCGATGGACGACTTCGATTTGTTCTTCGCGTTTCCGTGGCCGGGGGAAGAACATTTTTTCGAGGCAGTGTTTGAAGCGGGCGCGGCAGTGAACTCGCTGTTATTGACTTTCCGCGGGCGAGACGGGATGGGGTTGTTGCGGAAAGTTTAG
- a CDS encoding RNA 2'-phosphotransferase, which translates to MNRRLTKISKYLSFILRHHPESIGLKLDAERWASVAELIEKANASGKSITLEQVQQVVAKNEHRIFSFSDDQARIRCT; encoded by the coding sequence ATGAACAGACGCCTTACGAAAATTAGCAAGTACCTGAGCTTCATCTTGCGACACCATCCCGAATCGATCGGTTTGAAACTCGATGCCGAAAGATGGGCGAGTGTCGCTGAACTGATCGAGAAAGCGAACGCCAGCGGCAAATCGATCACGCTGGAGCAAGTCCAACAGGTTGTGGCCAAAAACGAACACAGGATTTTTTCCTTCAGCGATGATCAGGCAAGGATTCGCTGCACTTAG
- a CDS encoding Tex family protein, with the protein MKPEISKRIAEQLGVRVGQVESTIRLLEDGNTIPFIARYRKEATGTLDEIQLRAIEDAVDKYNALAARMAAILKSLNEQGVLTDELKQQVETCQDLRSLEAVYLPFKPRRRTKAAIAREQGLQPLADLMLLQERIGQPRTVVLKRYVDSKKELPDTDAVLSGALDIVAEQWADDAETRQWLYDQAFKFGKISSKVKRGKKSAEGAAKFEQYFDRQESLARVPGHRVLAMLRGSDEGILRVGIAIDDEREIRTLQRRLVTNRQFEFFSDLNDCATDCYKRLLLPATESTILGQLKETAGEEAIAVFGKNLNDLLMAPPAGPKVTMGIDPGFRTGCKVAVVDETGQFLTNTTIYPTAPKNDVAGAEGKLVDLIKKHKVELIAIGNGTASRETDAFVGEVLKKHKFGDIAKVMVSESGASIYSASDLAVKEFPDLDITVRGAISIARRLQDPLAELVKSDPKSIGVGQYQHDVNQTKLRKCLDRVVESCVNSVGVDLNMASAALLSHVAGIGPKLADNIVEHRNSNGRFEDRKQLLKVPKLGKKAFLQAAGFLRIRDGEQPLDNSAVHPESYPVAKRMAKALKSDLAKLVGSPTLVQKLKAPEFVSDEVGLPTVEDIISELAKPGRDPRSAFKFVKFNDAVNDIKDLKPNQILEGVITNVTHFGAFVDLGVHQDGLIHVSQLSNEFVSDPNDVVSVGDVVKVKVLEVDVDRKRISVTRKF; encoded by the coding sequence ATGAAACCAGAAATCTCAAAACGAATTGCCGAACAGTTGGGCGTTCGCGTCGGCCAGGTCGAATCTACCATCCGCCTGCTCGAAGACGGCAACACGATTCCCTTCATCGCAAGGTACCGCAAAGAAGCCACCGGCACGCTCGACGAAATCCAGTTGCGAGCCATCGAAGACGCGGTCGATAAATACAACGCGTTGGCAGCACGAATGGCCGCAATCCTGAAAAGCCTGAACGAACAGGGCGTGCTCACCGATGAGCTGAAGCAACAAGTCGAAACCTGTCAGGATTTGCGTTCACTCGAAGCAGTTTACTTACCGTTTAAGCCACGTCGCCGCACCAAGGCAGCGATCGCTCGCGAGCAAGGTTTGCAACCGCTGGCCGATCTGATGCTGCTCCAGGAGCGGATTGGACAGCCGCGAACGGTTGTCTTGAAACGATACGTTGATTCAAAAAAGGAACTTCCGGACACCGACGCGGTTCTGAGTGGAGCACTTGATATCGTCGCCGAACAGTGGGCCGACGATGCCGAAACGCGGCAGTGGTTGTACGATCAGGCTTTCAAGTTCGGGAAGATCAGCTCAAAAGTCAAACGCGGAAAGAAGTCCGCGGAAGGTGCTGCCAAGTTTGAGCAATATTTCGATCGCCAGGAATCGCTGGCTCGAGTTCCCGGCCACAGAGTCCTCGCCATGTTGCGCGGGTCCGACGAAGGCATCCTCCGCGTTGGCATTGCGATCGATGATGAACGGGAAATTCGAACGCTGCAACGGCGTCTGGTCACCAACCGGCAGTTCGAGTTTTTTTCCGACCTGAACGACTGTGCAACGGATTGTTACAAACGATTGCTGCTTCCCGCGACCGAGTCGACGATTTTGGGGCAGTTGAAAGAAACCGCTGGCGAGGAAGCCATTGCAGTGTTCGGCAAGAACCTGAACGACCTGTTGATGGCACCGCCGGCGGGCCCCAAAGTCACAATGGGAATTGATCCGGGCTTTCGCACGGGTTGCAAAGTCGCGGTCGTCGATGAAACGGGGCAGTTCCTGACCAACACGACGATCTATCCGACGGCTCCGAAAAATGACGTCGCGGGCGCCGAAGGAAAGCTGGTTGATCTGATCAAGAAACACAAGGTCGAATTGATCGCGATCGGAAACGGCACGGCGTCTCGCGAGACCGATGCTTTCGTGGGTGAAGTTCTGAAGAAACACAAATTCGGCGACATCGCGAAGGTCATGGTCAGCGAATCGGGTGCGTCGATCTACTCAGCCAGTGACCTTGCCGTCAAAGAGTTCCCCGATCTCGACATCACCGTTCGCGGTGCGATCAGCATCGCGAGGCGACTGCAGGATCCGCTGGCAGAGCTGGTGAAATCGGATCCGAAATCGATCGGCGTTGGCCAGTACCAGCACGATGTGAATCAAACGAAGTTACGAAAGTGCCTGGATCGCGTTGTCGAATCCTGCGTCAACAGCGTCGGAGTCGATCTGAACATGGCCAGCGCGGCGCTGCTTTCGCATGTCGCCGGGATCGGCCCCAAGTTGGCGGATAACATTGTCGAGCACCGAAATTCCAACGGACGGTTTGAAGATCGGAAACAGCTGCTGAAAGTTCCCAAGCTGGGCAAGAAAGCTTTCCTTCAGGCGGCTGGCTTTCTGCGAATCCGTGACGGCGAACAGCCGCTGGATAACTCGGCCGTGCACCCCGAAAGTTATCCGGTGGCGAAGCGGATGGCGAAAGCACTGAAGTCCGATTTGGCAAAGCTGGTCGGCAGTCCTACGCTTGTGCAAAAGTTGAAAGCTCCGGAATTCGTCAGCGATGAAGTTGGCCTTCCGACCGTCGAGGATATCATTTCGGAACTCGCCAAGCCCGGACGCGATCCTCGGAGCGCGTTCAAGTTCGTGAAGTTCAACGACGCCGTGAACGACATCAAGGACCTGAAACCCAATCAGATTCTGGAAGGAGTCATCACCAACGTGACTCATTTTGGAGCCTTTGTAGATCTTGGCGTTCATCAGGATGGCCTGATTCACGTCTCTCAGTTGTCGAACGAGTTCGTATCCGACCCGAACGATGTGGTTTCCGTTGGCGACGTTGTGAAAGTTAAAGTTTTGGAAGTCGATGTCGATCGCAAGCGAATTTCGGTGACTCGAAAGTTTTGA